From one Eptesicus fuscus isolate TK198812 chromosome 21, DD_ASM_mEF_20220401, whole genome shotgun sequence genomic stretch:
- the GFOD2 gene encoding glucose-fructose oxidoreductase domain-containing protein 2 isoform X1 — translation MKMLPGVGVFGTGSSARVLVPLLRAEGFTVEALWGKTEEEAKQLAEEMNITFYTSQTDDVLLHQDVDLVCINIPPPLTRQISVKALGIGKNVVCEKAATSVDAFRMVTASRYYPQLMSLVGNVLRFLPAFVRMKQLIAEHYVGAVMICDARVYSGSLLSPNYGWICDELMGGGGLHTMGTYIVDLLTHLTGQRAEKVHGLLKTFVRQNAAIRGIRHVTSDDFCFFQMLMGGGVCSTVTLNFNMPGAFVHEVMVVGSAGRLVARGADLYGQKNSATQEELLLRDSLAVGAGLPEQGPQDVPLLYLKGMVYMVQALRESFQGQGDRRTWDHTPVSMAASFEDGLYMQSVVDAIKRSSRSGEWEAVEVLTEEPDANQNLCEALQRNNL, via the exons ATGAAGATGCTCCCAGGAGTGGGCGTGTTTGGGACTGGCAGCTCCGCCCGGGTTCTGGTCCCACTGCTGAGGGCAGAAGGGTTCACCGTGGAGGCACTGTGGGGGAAGACTGAGGAGGAGGCGAAACAGCTTGCAGAGGAGATGAACATCACCTTCTACACCAGCCAGACGGACGATGTCTTACTGCACCAAGACGTGGATCTGGTGTGCATCAATATCCCCCCTCCACTCACCCGGCAAATATCTGTGAAGGCTCTAG GTATTGGGAAGAATGTGGTTTGTGAGAAGGCAGCAACCTCGGTGGATGCCTTCCGGATGGTGACAGCGTCTCGCTACTACCCGCAGCTGATGAGCCTGGTGGGGAACGTGCTGCGCTTCCTGCCTGCCTTTGTGCGCATGAAGCAGCTGATTGCCGAGCACTATGTGGGTGCAGTGATGATCTGCGATGCCCGCGTCTACTCAGGcagcctgctcagccccaactACGGCTGGATCTGCGACGAGCTCATGGGCGGTGGAGGCCTGCACACCATGGGCACCTACATTGTGGACCTGCTGACCCACCTGACTGGCCAAAGAGCTGAGAAGGTCCACGGGCTCCTCAAGACCTTTGTGAGGCAGAATGCGGCCATTCGTGGCATCCGGCATGTCACCAGCGATGACTTCTGTTTCTTCCAGATGCTCATGGGCGGGGGGGTGTGCAGCACAGTAACACTCAACTTCAACATGCCAGGTGCCTTTGTGCATGAGGTCATGGTGGTGGGCTCTGCAGGACGCCTTGTTGCCCGGGGAGCTGACCTCTATGGGCAGAAGAACTCTGCCACacaggaggagctgctgctgagggactcattggctgtgggcgcaggGCTGCCTGAGCAGGGGCCCCAGGATGTCCCGCTGCTCTACCTGAAGGGCATGGTCTACATGGTGCAGGCCCTGCGGGAGTCCTTCCAGGGGCAGGGGGACCGCCGCACATGGGACCACACCCCCGTCTCCATGGCCGCCTCATTTGAGGATGGGTTGTACATGCAGAGTGTGGTGGACGCCATCAAAAGGTCCAGCCGATCTGGGGAATGGGAGGCTGTGGAGGTGCTGACGGAGGAACCCGATGCCAACCAGAACCTGTGTGAGGCGCTCCAGCGGAATAACCTGTGA
- the GFOD2 gene encoding glucose-fructose oxidoreductase domain-containing protein 2 isoform X2, translating to MVTASRYYPQLMSLVGNVLRFLPAFVRMKQLIAEHYVGAVMICDARVYSGSLLSPNYGWICDELMGGGGLHTMGTYIVDLLTHLTGQRAEKVHGLLKTFVRQNAAIRGIRHVTSDDFCFFQMLMGGGVCSTVTLNFNMPGAFVHEVMVVGSAGRLVARGADLYGQKNSATQEELLLRDSLAVGAGLPEQGPQDVPLLYLKGMVYMVQALRESFQGQGDRRTWDHTPVSMAASFEDGLYMQSVVDAIKRSSRSGEWEAVEVLTEEPDANQNLCEALQRNNL from the coding sequence ATGGTGACAGCGTCTCGCTACTACCCGCAGCTGATGAGCCTGGTGGGGAACGTGCTGCGCTTCCTGCCTGCCTTTGTGCGCATGAAGCAGCTGATTGCCGAGCACTATGTGGGTGCAGTGATGATCTGCGATGCCCGCGTCTACTCAGGcagcctgctcagccccaactACGGCTGGATCTGCGACGAGCTCATGGGCGGTGGAGGCCTGCACACCATGGGCACCTACATTGTGGACCTGCTGACCCACCTGACTGGCCAAAGAGCTGAGAAGGTCCACGGGCTCCTCAAGACCTTTGTGAGGCAGAATGCGGCCATTCGTGGCATCCGGCATGTCACCAGCGATGACTTCTGTTTCTTCCAGATGCTCATGGGCGGGGGGGTGTGCAGCACAGTAACACTCAACTTCAACATGCCAGGTGCCTTTGTGCATGAGGTCATGGTGGTGGGCTCTGCAGGACGCCTTGTTGCCCGGGGAGCTGACCTCTATGGGCAGAAGAACTCTGCCACacaggaggagctgctgctgagggactcattggctgtgggcgcaggGCTGCCTGAGCAGGGGCCCCAGGATGTCCCGCTGCTCTACCTGAAGGGCATGGTCTACATGGTGCAGGCCCTGCGGGAGTCCTTCCAGGGGCAGGGGGACCGCCGCACATGGGACCACACCCCCGTCTCCATGGCCGCCTCATTTGAGGATGGGTTGTACATGCAGAGTGTGGTGGACGCCATCAAAAGGTCCAGCCGATCTGGGGAATGGGAGGCTGTGGAGGTGCTGACGGAGGAACCCGATGCCAACCAGAACCTGTGTGAGGCGCTCCAGCGGAATAACCTGTGA
- the C21H16orf86 gene encoding uncharacterized protein C16orf86 homolog isoform X1 yields MASAGTERRPGAQEGTAEGPAQLSEAPRGHVQSSECPLMGNQGLVSAHEACGTQGEDKRPTGPVSEPELQEERLKLEEERLKPEVEALEERGPRPMASVVRSSHGPKRKPVNLPGPSHQAHPRAEAELPQGLPLQREDLEGSQSEPSPSAKQHKKAKKRKSLGAPVLPAVASTVSAPSETLGLERKAQRLRPLYQYINYCNPELNEAAEVDREAEAEVEPESDPTLVPKEACVEQLPALLPVAGELDSGLTLPCPNMFVSPTHALVPLGEEAGEEPGGLPSLGVSGLLKTEMDKSTQVDISKMLSVCAAPLVPPLSPQYK; encoded by the exons ATGGCCTCAGCTGGGACCGAGAGGCGACCAGGAGCCCAAGAGGGGACGGCGGAGGGGCCTGCACAGCTCTCGGAGGCACCCCGTGGCCACGTTCAGAGCTCTGAG TGTCCACTAATGGGAAATCAGGGCCTGGTGTCAGCTCATGAGGCCTGTGGGACCCAGGGTGAAGACAAGCGTCCAACAGGACCAGTCTCAGAGCCGGAGCTCCAGGAGGAACGACTCAAGCTGGAGGAAGAGCGGCTCAAACCAGAGGTGGAGGCACTAGAGGAGCGAGGCCCCAGGCCTATGGCCTCTGTTGTGAGGTCCAGTCATGGTCCCAAGAGGAAGCCAGTCAA cctcccagggcctaGTCACCAAGCCCATCCTAGGGCTGAAGCTGAGCTGCCCCAGGGGCTGCCGCTGCAGAGGGAGGACCTGGAGGGTAGCCAGAGCGAGCCTTCACCGTCTGCCAAACAGCACAAAAAAGCCAAGAAACGCAAGAGTCTGGGGGCCCCagtgctcccagctgtggccagcACAGTGTCTGCACCCTCAGAGACCTTGGGGCTAGAGC GAAAGGCTCAACGCTTACGGCCCCTGTACCAGTACATCAACTATTGCAACCCTGAGCTGAACGAGGCAGCGGAAGTGGATAGGGAGGCTGAGGCCGAGGTGGAACCTGAGTCGGACCCAACCCTGGTCCCCAAGGAGGCATGTGTGGAACAACTGCCAGCCTTGCTGCCAGTGGCAGGTGAGCTGGACTCAGGCCTCACTTTGCCCTGCCCCAATATGTTCGTGTCTCCCACCCATGCTCTGGTTCCCCTtggagaggaggctggagaggagcctggggGTTTGCCCAGCTTGGGGGTCAGTGGCCTCCTCAAGACTGAGATGGATAAGTCAACTCAGGTGGACATCAGCAAGATGCTAAGTGTCTGTGCTGCCCCACTTGTACCCCCACTCTCTCCTCAGTACAAGTGA
- the C21H16orf86 gene encoding uncharacterized protein C16orf86 homolog isoform X2, with amino-acid sequence MASAGTERRPGAQEGTAEGPAQLSEAPRGHVQSSEGEDKRPTGPVSEPELQEERLKLEEERLKPEVEALEERGPRPMASVVRSSHGPKRKPVNLPGPSHQAHPRAEAELPQGLPLQREDLEGSQSEPSPSAKQHKKAKKRKSLGAPVLPAVASTVSAPSETLGLERKAQRLRPLYQYINYCNPELNEAAEVDREAEAEVEPESDPTLVPKEACVEQLPALLPVAGELDSGLTLPCPNMFVSPTHALVPLGEEAGEEPGGLPSLGVSGLLKTEMDKSTQVDISKMLSVCAAPLVPPLSPQYK; translated from the exons ATGGCCTCAGCTGGGACCGAGAGGCGACCAGGAGCCCAAGAGGGGACGGCGGAGGGGCCTGCACAGCTCTCGGAGGCACCCCGTGGCCACGTTCAGAGCTCTGAG GGTGAAGACAAGCGTCCAACAGGACCAGTCTCAGAGCCGGAGCTCCAGGAGGAACGACTCAAGCTGGAGGAAGAGCGGCTCAAACCAGAGGTGGAGGCACTAGAGGAGCGAGGCCCCAGGCCTATGGCCTCTGTTGTGAGGTCCAGTCATGGTCCCAAGAGGAAGCCAGTCAA cctcccagggcctaGTCACCAAGCCCATCCTAGGGCTGAAGCTGAGCTGCCCCAGGGGCTGCCGCTGCAGAGGGAGGACCTGGAGGGTAGCCAGAGCGAGCCTTCACCGTCTGCCAAACAGCACAAAAAAGCCAAGAAACGCAAGAGTCTGGGGGCCCCagtgctcccagctgtggccagcACAGTGTCTGCACCCTCAGAGACCTTGGGGCTAGAGC GAAAGGCTCAACGCTTACGGCCCCTGTACCAGTACATCAACTATTGCAACCCTGAGCTGAACGAGGCAGCGGAAGTGGATAGGGAGGCTGAGGCCGAGGTGGAACCTGAGTCGGACCCAACCCTGGTCCCCAAGGAGGCATGTGTGGAACAACTGCCAGCCTTGCTGCCAGTGGCAGGTGAGCTGGACTCAGGCCTCACTTTGCCCTGCCCCAATATGTTCGTGTCTCCCACCCATGCTCTGGTTCCCCTtggagaggaggctggagaggagcctggggGTTTGCCCAGCTTGGGGGTCAGTGGCCTCCTCAAGACTGAGATGGATAAGTCAACTCAGGTGGACATCAGCAAGATGCTAAGTGTCTGTGCTGCCCCACTTGTACCCCCACTCTCTCCTCAGTACAAGTGA